Within the Candidatus Eisenbacteria bacterium genome, the region ATCTGGTGATCGCTCACGCCGCGCGGACGGACGAGGCGGATCTCCTTGAGATCGACGCCGCCCTTCACCTCGAAGCGTCCGGGCATCACCTTCACGGTCCCCGCCTGGATCGCCTCCTGGGTCGGAACGGCGGCCGTGATCTTCTGGGTCTTGTCGGTCACCGTGACGATCCCGGCCCCGAAATCATCCGTGGCCGGCTCGCGGGAACTTCTCCGAAGAACGAGAACGAGCGCGGCCGCGACCACGACAACCGCCGCGATGAGACCGAAGAGGAGCCAGCGAGGCTTCGCCCCTTCTTCGGCCTCGGCGAGGAGCGAACGCGCGACGGAAAGTCCGGCCGGGGGACGGGTCATCGACTGCCCCAAGGTGATCGCTTGCTGCAAGAGCGGGATCGCGGCCTTGAACTTGCGGTTCGAGAGGAGCGACTGCGCCTGGCCGAGAAGGTTGTCGAACTCCGCCTGGCGCGGATCGATCGGAGGAATGACCTCGCCCCCGCCGCCCCCGCCGTCGCCGTGCTCGGCGCGTTCGAGCTCGACGAGGGTGAGCTGGCCGCTCTGCGCGTCCTGGTTCACGATGCCGGTCACGCGATAGCGCGCCTCGGTCGGCGGAAGTCCTTTGTCCGTGATG harbors:
- a CDS encoding FHA domain-containing protein is translated as LLVLGTLLGALGEALAQDIERVIVQIRQGTIGANTKVEIYGRIDKWRPDPSGNTWAYELRDDWGDGITVITDKGLPPTEARYRVTGIVNQDAQSGQLTLVELERAEHGDGGGGGGEVIPPIDPRQAEFDNLLGQAQSLLSNRKFKAAIPLLQQAITLGQSMTRPPAGLSVARSLLAEAEEGAKPRWLLFGLIAAVVVVAAALVLVLRRSSREPATDDFGAGIVTVTDKTQKITAAVPTQEAIQAGTVKVMPGRFEVKGGVDLKEIRLVRPRGVSDHQIEYTFGRLQGDPTRHIQLSDPTVSSRQARLKYGSEGYTFINIPDPADPDRNATLLNGAAMKADEPRVLKEGDVIRMGTVELVYHKD